A genomic window from Punica granatum isolate Tunisia-2019 chromosome 2, ASM765513v2, whole genome shotgun sequence includes:
- the LOC116195529 gene encoding uncharacterized protein LOC116195529, which translates to MGKENANQCVFPLTSLQIGDLQSYLSELSFFLAFESKKFYILVDNRPWLGNFNLRPAQLWQLMVTKSRSSPFANTKARRQKKKGKQARSKDENSETKKLEKWSSLIDAASSSHKKVLLPVKNLRKSLQLSSELHRTLYGFIVFEVEWDNVRGINYLNELQTDTCLALEAKLMKRWEFDSITQAAGCMSSWFTGTVAERRTLKDYLNASAGDIFYDAEEEFPRSHIGRCEEICSSDPYIGENSPTSAGSRFSVFSAFNEDSESGPHTPPLKRRRVTKFTKSDGELDFCSDEKRYESEDSIDSSSAPDAENSVDIFEYRDILMIFRFNDHDLPFKLRQVIMSDLRLLTLLESGLPSWVIFLQSYPVFCHLYRPWMCPLARALYVIISVVTVLIGFYDLYKNVPVLKATAAHLCGPLFDWIETWEMVTRIKYLGTMLFLHNCQKALKWFLMMTSTTRSFFFVLVQPLVVPLLELFHSLFPLWSVLSQAVYSSFSIVWMIIGSICSLVAELVEVLLQPLWFLLSLVWTIGNSILYPIFWMLCETLYLPIRMVLTLANTIAFIGTYTYGSIIEVWQSVSGVLKIASATNTAVNRTYEVSKWRLLWSDLFSQVFRALRTILNGFVAFFTTCNRHRLSIYNHMEVMIQKYFHRTQRLNSLDRGHHRSNLQPKSPSAGRRKSHHHGHHGK; encoded by the exons ATGGGAAAGGAAAACGCCAACCAATGTGTTTTTCCTCTGACGAGCTTACAGATAGG AGACTTGCAGTCCTATCTTTCAGAACTCAGTTTCTTCCTGGCCTTTGAGAGTAAAAAGTTCTACATATTGGTGGACAATCGGCCATGGCTGGGAAACTTTAATTTACGACCAGCACAGCTATGGCAGCTGATGGTTACAAAG TCAAGGTCATCTCCTTTTGCAAACACTAAAGCACGGCGACagaaaaagaaggggaaaCAAGCTCGATCCAAAGATGAAAACAGTGAGACAAAGAAGCTGGAGAAATGGTCCTCATTAATCGATGCTGCAAGTTCGTCCCATAAGAAGGTTCTATTGCCTGTAAAGAATCTGCGGAAATCTTTGCAGTTAAGCAGTGAATTGCACCGGACTCTTTATGGGTTTATCGTTTTTGAAGTCGAATGGGATAACGTTCGAGGTATAAATTATCTGAATGAGCTCCAG ACAGATACATGCCTAGCTCTGGAGGCTAAGCTAATGAAAAGATGGGAGTTTGATAGCATAACACAAGCTGCAGGCTGCATGTCGTCATGGTTCACGGGGACTGTTGCCGAGCGTCGCACTTTAAAGGATTATCTTAATGCTTCCGCAG GAGATATTTTCTATGATGCTGAAGAAGAATTTCCGAGATCCCACATTGGTCGCTGTGAAGAAATTTGCAGCAGTGATCCCTATATCGGAGAGAATTCTCCCACCAGTGCTGGTAGTCGCTTTAGCGTATTTTCTGCTTTTAATGAAGATAGTGAAAGTGGGCCGCACACGCCACCTCTTAAGAGAAGGAGAGTGACCAAGTTCACTAAAAGTGATGGAGAACTTGATTTCTGTTCAGATGAAAAACGGTACGAAAGTGAGGATTCTATCGATTCATCATCTGCCCCTGATGCTGAAAATTCAGTTGACATTTTCGAGTACAGGGATATTTTGATGATTTTCCGGTTCAATGACCATGACCTCCCTTTTAAATTGAGACAAGTAATAATGTCAGATTTGAGATTGCTTACCTTATTGGAGTCAGGCCTTCCATCTTGGGTTATATTCCTCCAGTCGTATCCTGTGTTTTGCCACCTTTATCGCCCATGGATGTGCCCGCTTGCTAGAGCTCTGTACGTGATCATTTCAGTTGTGACCGTACTTATTGGATTTTATGACTTGTACAAGAATGTTCCGGTACTCAAGGCAACTGCTGCCCATTTGTGCGGTCCTCTCTTTGATTGGATAGAAACATGGGAAATGGTAACGCGGATCAAGTACCTTGGAACGATGCTCTTTCTTCATAATTGCCAGAAAGCTCTTAAGTGGTTCCTAATGATGACTAGCACCACTCGGTCCTTCTTCTTTGTTCTTGTACAACCCTTGGTGGTACCTCTTTTAGAGCTTTTCCACTCCCTTTTTCCACTATGGAGTGTTTTATCCCAAGCAGTTTATAGCTCCTTCTCCATTGTTTGGATGATAATTGGATCAATCTGCAGTCTAGTGGCCGAACTAGTAGAAGTTTTATTGCAGCCGTTGTGGTTCCTACTGTCACTTGTCTGGACTATTG GAAATTCAATCTTGTATCCCATATTCTGGATGCTTTGTGAAACGTTGTACTTGCCCATCCGCATGGTCCTCACGTTAGCAAACACAATTGCTTTTATTGGGACATACACATATGGATCTATTATAGAAGTGTGGCAGTCTGTGAGTGGTGTATTAAAGATTGCGTCAGCAACTAATACTGCAGTGAACCGCACATATGAAGTTTCAAAGTGGCGTTTATTATGGAGCGATCTTTTCTCCCAG GTCTTCCGTGCTCTAAGGACAATTTTGAATGGTTTTGTTGCCTTCTTCACTACATGCAACAGACATCGTCTTAG CATCTACAATCATATGGAGGTAATGATACAGAAATACTTCCATCGGACTCAGAGGTTGAATTCGCTGGATCGGGGTCATCATAGATCGAATCTACAACCTAAAAGTCCA TCAGCAGGAAGGAGGAAGAGCCATCACCACGGCCACCACGGCAAGTGA